The following coding sequences are from one Triticum dicoccoides isolate Atlit2015 ecotype Zavitan chromosome 4A, WEW_v2.0, whole genome shotgun sequence window:
- the LOC119286727 gene encoding vacuolar protein sorting-associated protein 51 homolog translates to MTTTVGAAPTAMDEKARRTRDLLASFYNTDPAAAGAVAASPARPSPTAATASPLESINSTSFNPDVYMDVLVQQSNLEALLQRHVKMAAEIKNLDTDLQMLVYENYNKFISATDTIKRMKTNIAGMETNMEQLLSKITSVQSRSDTVNTSLFNKRENIEKLHRTRNLLRKVQFIYDLPTRLNKCIKAGAYADAVRFFTGAKPIFEAYGDTSFQDCKKASEEAMDLVIQQLQAKLYTDSEPIEARAEAVVLLKQLNFPVDNLKSNLLEKLEDCLLNLQTEPTQASVGDISKTFRAYLIIFPDSESRLIELAHALFTNRYETVRGALKERIPSTDLLAMLRGLWEDATAIDEVISEAALPAFSLETTRDIIKQHIATAFLHLQTEISDVLVTHSTSNEKLEESQLQTAMEKSKIKVSQGCIDLLQEFRHLIDGNTELLVKLKDLIIDWVQEGFQDFFQKLDGHFHLLSGRSTGFSQESSTVDFVQIDKVPTVLVLMLAQLCVFIEQTTIPKVTEDLADSFSGGGARSSEYGPPFVPGEICRLYRSSGEKFLQHYINIKTQKISKLLNKRFSTPVWLKHKEPREVNMFVDLLLLEFNGVVSEVKQILPGLIRRHRHSDSTGSTTSSRSNPMREDMLNRSNTNRSRSQFLENHLAKLFEQKMEIFTKLEYTQESVISTVLKLCLKSLQEFVRLQTFNRSGFQQIQLDMEFLKSSLKEFIDDEAAISFLLKEVNNAAHERCLDPIPLEAPILDKLINAKLAKIKEQSANM, encoded by the exons ATGACCACCACCGTCGGCGCCGCGCCGACGGCAATGGACGAGAAGGCCCGGCGCACGCGCGATCTCCTGGCCAGTTTCTACAACACCGACCCCGCGGCCGCCGGCGCGGTTGCCGCGTCCCCGGCGCGGCCCTCCCCCACCGCGGCCACCGCGTCGCCgctcgagtccatcaactccacctCCTTCAACCCTGATGTCTACATGGACGTCCTG GTGCAACAATCAAATCTGGAAGCCCTTCTACAGAGGCATGTGAAGATGGCTGCCGAGATCAAGAACCTGGACACAGACTTACAGATGCTAGTATATGAGAATTATAACAAATTTATAAGTGCAACTGACACTATAAAAAG GATGAAGACTAACATTGCTGGTATGGAGACAAACATGGAACAACTACTTTCAAAG ATAACATCAGTGCAGTCAAGAAGTGACACAGTGAACACATCTCTGTTCAACAAAAGAGAAAACATAGAGAAATTACACCGAACACGCAATCTCCTCCGGAAAGTTCAA TTCATATACGATCTGCCAACTCGGCTCAACAAATGCATCAAGGCAGGAGCATATGCGGACGCTGTTAGATTTTTTACTGGAGCAAAACCTATTTTTGAG GCCTATGGTGATACATCCTTTCAAGACTGTAAAAAAGCATCTGAGGAGGCAATGGATTTGGTTATACAACAGCTTCAG GCAAAGTTGTATACAGATTCTGAACCTATTGAAGCAAGAGCAGAAGCTGTGGTGCTTCTTAAGCAACTTAATTTTCCT GTCGACAACCTTAAGTCAAACCTACTTGAGAAGCTTGAAGATTGCCTTTTAAATTTGCAGACCGAGCCCACGCAG GCTTCAGTTGGTGATATTTCAAAGACATTCCGTGCTTATCTCATAATATTTCCTGATTCAGAAAGTCGTCTCATTGAACTTGCACATGCTTTGTTCACAAA CCGTTATGAAACAGTCAGAGGGGCTCTGAAGGAAAGAATTCCATCAACAGATCTGCTGGCAATGCTAC GAGGTTTATGGGAGGATGCAACTGCCATCGACGAAGTTATATCAGAGGCTGCACTGCCAGCTTTTTCATTGGAG ACTACTCGAGACATTATTAAGCAACACATAGCAACTGCCTTTCTTCATCTTCAAACTGAAATATCAG ATGTACTGGTCACACATTCAACATCAAATGAGAAGTTAGAAGAGTCACAGCTGCAAACTGCCATGGAAAAAAGCAAAATTAAAGTATCCCAAGGGTGCATAGATCTCCTGCAG GAATTCCGTCATCTTATAGATGGGAATACAGAATTGCTAGTAAAGCTGAAAGATTTGATTATTGATTGGGTACAAGAAGGTTTTCAAGATTTCTTTCAGAAACTTGATGGGCATTTTCATCTGCTTTCTGGGAGAAGCACGGGTTTCTCTCAAGAGTCAAGTACTGTGGATTTTGTGCAAATTGACAAGGTTCCAACAGTGTTGGTACTCATGCTTGCGCAGCTTTGTGTTTTCATAGAACAGACAACGATTCCTAAAGTTACAGAG GATCTGGCTGATTCTTTCTCTGGAGGGGGAGCACGTAGCTCTGAATATGGACCACCTTTTGTACCTGGGGAGATATGTCGTCTATATCGTTCATCTGGGGAGAAATTCTTACAACAT TACATAAATATAAAGACTCAGAAGATTTCCAAACTTCTTAATAAGCGATTTTCGACACCGGTCTGGCTAAAG CACAAGGAACCACGGGAAGTTAACATGTTTGTTGATCTACTTCTCCTAGAG TTCAATGGCGTAGTATCTGAAGTCAAGCAGATCTTACCTGGTTTAATCCGGCGACATCGGCATTCTGATAGCACTGGCAGCACCACTTCCTCTAGAAGCAATCCGATGCGAGAAGACATGTTGAACCGATCAAACACAAACCGGAGTAGAAGTCAATTTCTAGAAAATCATCTAGCAAAATTATTCGAACAGAAAATGGAAATATTCACCAAACTTGAATACACACAG GAATCTGTAATTTCTACTGTCCTCAAGCTTTGCCTGAAAAGTTTGCAAGAATTTGTCCGGCTTCAGACCTTCAACAGAAGTGGATTTCAGCAGATTCAGTTGGATATGGAATTTCTGAAGAGCTCCCTCAAGGAGTTTATTGATGATGAAGCAGCCATAAGCTTTTTACTTAAAGAG GTGAACAATGCTGCACACGAGAGATGTCTTGACCCGATACCTCTTGAGGCCCCAATATTAGATAAACTCATAAATGCAAAACTGGCAAAAATCAAAGAGCAAAGCGCGAATATGTAG
- the LOC119286725 gene encoding uncharacterized protein LOC119286725 encodes MSDESPAPAATAAEAGKTQQDEQAGGGWGGWGLSVFSEISRGAVEVAKSAIADIQQPPEQEAGPGEGGDKGNNEPEGEEGDERRKAALDKLEDASEDSLLGQGLKVFDTSVESITTGTWQALGSAWRSGSLIVQKLETSASSLAETIQQGELPAKASEIAPTILETGKSFTAKGMEMLERVGKETMELIIEETGMEIEKGGTGEGDEQTEEEQSEEVSFDRCFYIYGGPDQLEELEALSSHYALLFNRKKTKLVAEQKTYYDGKIKEIQQLFTLSTKIEEDGPDSDKGKKIEAADTDGDAEMKKLCDSSVSKAAKMAAGFATGLGGLSPSDIIKRTTDRLETIHSEGVHRLSEMCCLAVSQLLVLGKSVISAANKSNDEDESDVKIDWPEDLISKAEIIRWRAQSIAVDIEKVATSFATGISDVAEAYAAAIQNALADKQGDVPHQSVQEKAKDISSHLKSDQTSAVSKLQDALQYLAYVVVCTSMPSV; translated from the exons ATGTCCGACGaatcgccggcgccggcggcgacgGCCGCGGAGGCCGGGAAGACCCAGCAAGACGAGCAGGCCGGAGGAGGGTGGGGAGGCTGGGGCCTCTCCGTGTTCTCCGAGATCTCCCGCGGC GCGGTGGAGGTCGCCAAGAGCGCCATCGCCGACATCCAGCAGCCGCCGGAGCAGGAGGCGGGGCCCGGAGAGGGGGGAGACAAGGGGAATAACGAgccggagggggaggagggggacgaGCGCCGCAAGGCGGCGCTGGATAAGCTGGAGGACGCCAGCGAGGACTCGCTCCTGGGCCAG GGGCTCAAGGTGTTTGATACCTCGGTGGAGAGCATCACGACCGGAACGTGGCAGGCGCTTGGAAGTGCGTGGAGGAGTGGCTCGCTAATTGTTCAGAA ATTGGAAACTTCTGCTTCAAGCCTTGCTGAAACCATTCAACAAGGAGAACTACCTGCCAAAGCATCTGAAATAGCACCAACCATTTTAGAG ACAGGGAAGTCATTTACAGCCAAAGGAATGGAAATGCTTGAGCGTGTTGGAAAAGAGACGATGGAGTTGATCATTGAAGAGACTGGTATGGAAATTGAAAAGGGTGGTACTGGCGAAGGTGACGAGCAAACAGAAGAGGAACAGTCTGAAGAAGTATCATTCGACAGATGTTTCTACATTTATGGAGGACCTGATCAGTTGGAG GAACTGGAAGCACTGTCAAGCCACTATGCGCTGCTATTTAATAGGAAGAAAACAAAACTTGTTGCTGAGCAGAAAACGTACTATGATGGAAAGATCAAAGAAATACAGCAGCTATTTACTCTTAGTACCAAGATTGAGGAAGATGGACCAGACTCTGACAAAGGGAAGAAGATTGAAGCAGCTGATACTGATGGTGATGCAGAAATGAAGAAGTTATGTGACTCGAGTGTGAGCAAGGCTGCTAAAATGGCTGCGGG GTTCGCAACTGGCTTGGGTGGACTTTCTCCGAGTGATATCATCAAACGAACTACAGATAGGCTAGAGACCATTCACTCGGAGGGCGTTCAT AGATTGTCAGAGATGTGCTGCCTTGCAGTTTCTCAGCTTCTGGTGCTTGGGAAATCAGTTATCTCTGCTGCCAACAAATCAAACGACGAAGATGAAAGTGATGTGAAAATCGATTGGCCTGAAGATCTCATCTCGAAGGCAGAAATCATCAGATGGAGGGCACAATCCATCGCTGTGGATATCGAGAAGGTCGCCACAAGTTTTGCTACAG GCATCTCAGATGTTGCGGAAGCTTATGCAGCAGCGATACAGAATGCTCTGGCAGACAAGCAGGGCGATGTCCCGCATCAGTCGGTGCAGGAGAAAGCCAAGGATATATCCAGCCATCTGAAATCCGACCAGACGAGTGCCGTCAGCAAGTTACAAGACGCCCTCCAGTACCTCGCATACGTCGTTGTCTGCACCTCGATGCCAAGTGTTTAG